The Chryseobacterium aureum genome contains a region encoding:
- a CDS encoding AbiH family protein has protein sequence MINRIILIGNGFDLAHGMKTSYRDFIDKYWNDKCEAYEKNEHSLFECDEFSLHAKI, from the coding sequence ATGATAAATAGAATAATTCTAATCGGTAATGGTTTCGATTTAGCACACGGAATGAAAACCAGCTATAGAGATTTTATTGATAAGTATTGGAATGATAAATGTGAGGCGTATGAAAAAAATGAACACTCCCTATTTGAGTGCGATGAGTTTTCCCTCCATGCAAAAATATAA
- a CDS encoding O-methyltransferase has translation MMNEVISKTNTIHNFLIQHCKSWTDYNIPFEDGQELEKLILANNCKNILEIGTSSGHSTIWLAKAAEKTGGKVTTIEIDKGRFEKAKTNFEKAGVSHLIEMKLGDAMQIIPILNGTFDFVFSDATWSTQPQDGYTEFFKLCEAKLKMGSLFTMHNVTDGYGDDGRFFRYLEQLGNYQTHIIKVSNAGISVSKKIKEWKK, from the coding sequence ATGATGAACGAAGTAATATCAAAAACGAATACAATTCACAATTTCCTAATCCAACACTGCAAGAGTTGGACTGACTACAACATCCCTTTTGAAGACGGACAGGAATTAGAAAAATTAATTTTAGCCAACAACTGTAAAAATATTCTGGAAATTGGTACCTCAAGCGGACATTCTACGATTTGGTTGGCAAAAGCCGCAGAAAAAACAGGAGGGAAAGTTACAACAATCGAAATCGATAAAGGACGGTTTGAAAAAGCCAAAACCAATTTTGAAAAAGCGGGAGTCTCTCATTTAATTGAAATGAAATTAGGTGATGCCATGCAAATTATTCCCATATTAAACGGAACTTTTGATTTTGTTTTTTCGGATGCAACTTGGAGTACGCAGCCACAAGATGGCTACACTGAATTCTTTAAATTGTGCGAAGCTAAACTAAAAATGGGAAGCCTTTTTACCATGCACAATGTTACTGACGGTTATGGCGATGATGGAAGATTTTTCAGGTATTTGGAACAATTGGGAAATTATCAAACGCATATTATTAAAGTGAGTAATGCAGGAATTTCGGTAAGTAAAAAAATAAAAGAGTGGAAAAAGTAG
- a CDS encoding heparan-alpha-glucosaminide N-acetyltransferase domain-containing protein, giving the protein MEQQNKRILTLDLIKGISVIGMIIIHTLLVYANVKSQYETAIGSFIVFLGRGTSIFLICMGITFMTSSHQSLKSALKRGVLLVFAGLFMNFMKFMIPVIFNFAPDNFMQKYGWQAPIEQQYVYLVQLGDILQLAGMSLLFVGFIRAYVKNKYVMLAIGLFVALISREVSGLHLDYPVINYILDLLFNTDYPAYVYFPVFPWMAFIIIGMFFGKWFQELNYDTKQIFRKMLYVGLLFIAIGAPLVFLYSDYNYNGFYHMGPGGVIYFAGWTLFFLWLINTITANVKENGFMRVLKYCSKNLTSMYMIQWILISWGKGIFGYRQHEIGYVSVLIVLYIILTFSVQTLIDLIRKKKTLLDFRPISPDKTALK; this is encoded by the coding sequence ATGGAACAACAAAACAAAAGAATCCTCACCCTGGATTTAATAAAAGGTATAAGCGTCATTGGAATGATCATTATCCATACCTTATTGGTGTATGCCAATGTAAAATCACAATATGAAACAGCCATCGGCAGTTTTATTGTTTTTCTCGGAAGGGGAACTTCCATTTTCCTGATCTGTATGGGGATTACCTTCATGACCTCCAGCCATCAAAGCCTTAAGAGCGCCCTGAAAAGAGGAGTTTTACTTGTGTTTGCGGGCCTCTTCATGAATTTTATGAAATTTATGATCCCTGTGATTTTTAATTTTGCACCCGATAATTTTATGCAAAAATACGGCTGGCAGGCCCCCATTGAGCAGCAGTATGTCTATCTGGTACAGCTGGGAGATATTTTACAGCTGGCAGGGATGTCTTTACTGTTCGTAGGGTTTATCAGAGCATATGTGAAAAATAAATATGTCATGCTGGCTATAGGCTTATTCGTTGCACTGATCTCCCGAGAAGTGAGCGGACTCCATCTGGATTATCCTGTCATCAATTATATTCTGGATCTTCTTTTCAATACAGATTATCCGGCCTATGTTTATTTCCCTGTTTTCCCATGGATGGCTTTTATTATTATCGGAATGTTTTTCGGGAAATGGTTTCAGGAGCTGAATTACGATACCAAACAGATATTTAGAAAGATGCTGTATGTGGGACTTTTGTTTATTGCGATAGGGGCACCATTGGTTTTTCTGTATAGTGACTATAATTACAACGGTTTTTACCATATGGGGCCTGGCGGGGTTATTTATTTTGCAGGTTGGACCTTGTTCTTTTTATGGCTGATCAATACCATTACGGCCAACGTGAAAGAAAATGGCTTTATGCGTGTTCTGAAATACTGCAGTAAAAACTTAACTTCAATGTATATGATCCAGTGGATCCTGATCTCATGGGGAAAAGGTATTTTCGGGTACAGACAGCATGAAATAGGATATGTATCAGTGCTCATTGTACTCTATATCATCCTCACTTTTTCAGTGCAGACTCTGATAGATCTTATAAGAAAGAAAAAAACGTTACTTGATTTCCGACCGATTTCACCAGATAAAACCGCTTTAAAATAA
- a CDS encoding alpha/beta hydrolase has product MKQALIVVLLIFKIINMNAQTYTVEKINFKSNNQNVAGLLCNSDRKKKKPAVVILGPICSVKEQSPIQYATRLAEKGFVTLCFDARGYGESEGLPRQFESLKNKEEDVKSAISYLTARNDVEVNEIFIMGICNGTNEMMQVSIDDERIKAIALVSGNYLIKENMVHLLGDEKIWNTHLQRAKLAREKFEKTGNVEYIKIIDNKGSEQLLPPLPIYEWYYPWENKAPYFTYRGGWQNKVAAMSEWETLNFDALSVAKKISKPTLLIHGEMSDGGYEFAKQIFNSIPTKNKKSIWMDKTVHFQFYDDPRVIGQAVNEISNWFYQGNK; this is encoded by the coding sequence ATGAAGCAAGCCTTAATAGTTGTTCTCTTAATTTTTAAAATCATAAATATGAATGCTCAAACTTATACAGTCGAAAAAATAAACTTTAAAAGTAATAACCAAAATGTAGCAGGACTTTTGTGTAATAGTGATCGCAAAAAGAAGAAACCTGCAGTGGTTATTTTGGGACCTATATGTTCGGTAAAAGAACAATCACCTATTCAATATGCAACACGGTTGGCCGAAAAAGGTTTTGTGACTTTGTGTTTTGATGCAAGGGGCTATGGAGAAAGTGAAGGACTGCCCAGACAATTTGAAAGCCTGAAAAATAAAGAAGAAGATGTAAAGTCAGCTATTAGTTATTTGACTGCACGAAATGATGTGGAGGTTAATGAAATTTTCATTATGGGTATTTGCAATGGTACAAACGAAATGATGCAGGTAAGTATTGATGATGAGCGGATAAAAGCAATAGCATTGGTTTCTGGAAATTATCTGATAAAAGAAAATATGGTGCATCTTTTAGGAGATGAAAAAATTTGGAACACCCATTTGCAAAGAGCAAAACTTGCCAGAGAAAAATTTGAAAAAACAGGAAATGTTGAATACATCAAAATAATTGATAATAAAGGAAGCGAGCAGCTTTTACCTCCGTTACCAATATATGAGTGGTATTATCCTTGGGAAAATAAAGCGCCTTATTTTACCTATCGTGGCGGTTGGCAAAACAAAGTAGCGGCAATGAGTGAATGGGAAACGTTGAATTTTGATGCTTTGTCAGTAGCAAAAAAAATATCAAAACCCACTTTACTGATTCATGGAGAAATGAGTGATGGTGGTTATGAATTTGCCAAACAGATTTTCAACTCCATTCCAACGAAAAACAAAAAGTCAATTTGGATGGACAAAACTGTACATTTTCAATTTTATGACGATCCAAGGGTAATTGGTCAGGCTGTCAATGAAATATCAAACTGGTTCTATCAAGGCAACAAATAA
- a CDS encoding DEAD/DEAH box helicase, which produces MNQLSFDYIAVEKIKLAGPFFFINKKVENGHIFQIAYDKENATFSAIYQGGKTYHISNNHILFSTELEKTSDGFKVKGCVKNANETTKTFFDDFKINGKGEDGKTLRAAQSGAVYKLMGHWSLSKDVATIVLPTGTGKTETMLVASLADKAEKTLIIVPSIELKNQIAGKFSTWGMLRELGVISESTPNPIVLVLSKILSNKSSLDSIKIADVVVSTPSLIARATKEVKSNLKELFTHVYFDEAHHIKADEWDQIKNLFKKSKIVQFTATPYRNDKKPIEGEVVYNYPLSKALEDECFSKISLVSIDERNPSKKDEAIARAAMERLTEDHTRGWIRHKMMVRTETAPRAEFLFTKYKEWFPDKRIVVVHSKTTGRSKIVEQIKKGKYDIVICVDMLKEGFDYPDFKIAAVHDLHKSISVLLQFIGRFTRTQKELGDASFVVNYAEESMSTELENLFQEGAGWEMVISEIADARKAEAESLLTFLQGCKPYSGFDSPEIELNPKLVYPALSCVCYKCEQIDWSKFREAFNLKNYAITQPYYNQKENVFYFTTQKREKVKWARTDKMRDQTWNLVVMHYDTTTKLLYVGYSEKRLDVNYLVENLTGDKPDILNGDCVFRFFDSIKRLSIIHAGIFKPANHLHRYSRLSGADVTTELTKWKEGKRCQKSDFVGMGYRDGFPISVGASVKGKIWSPARIGDLKEWKTWCLEVGKLITDESINSNQLLEDSAEKIQLEKYPEDLIVLATDWAEDLYSRIHKLTIRLSNYKSIMLSECTIKNTLIQGDKADFLLNLPDSSITFSILLGGEQGHSVTGLDESTIMIEGLKSDPVSLKKFFEENPPTLFLMDGCTISGCILTDYGSAELLQIPESQIEAFTWENVDYTKESLYKKGTKREKSVQEYMMKRLVNKGAKIVFNDDNSGESADIVSIFQENDMIRFELVHCKYSKDKSGLRLEDLFEVCGQAIVSLRYKWKPEELLKHLERRNKTGILKGLRFYHGDETDLDGIKKALKYSNVEFEFAIAQPGVKAVNLTQDMQNFLASIYSTVIEMTETKLKCYFNNN; this is translated from the coding sequence ATGAATCAATTAAGTTTTGATTATATCGCTGTGGAAAAGATTAAACTGGCTGGTCCATTCTTTTTTATAAACAAAAAAGTGGAAAATGGACACATTTTTCAAATAGCATATGATAAAGAAAACGCTACATTTTCTGCAATATATCAAGGAGGAAAAACTTATCACATTTCGAATAATCACATTCTATTTTCTACTGAATTAGAAAAAACATCAGATGGCTTCAAAGTAAAAGGTTGTGTAAAAAACGCAAATGAAACTACGAAAACATTCTTCGATGATTTTAAAATTAATGGTAAAGGTGAAGATGGTAAGACATTACGTGCCGCTCAATCCGGCGCTGTTTATAAACTTATGGGACATTGGTCACTTTCTAAAGATGTAGCAACTATTGTTTTACCTACAGGAACGGGAAAGACAGAAACTATGTTAGTTGCTTCTTTAGCTGACAAAGCAGAAAAAACATTAATAATTGTTCCTTCAATTGAACTTAAAAATCAAATAGCAGGCAAGTTCTCTACTTGGGGAATGCTTCGTGAACTTGGTGTTATTAGCGAAAGTACACCTAATCCAATAGTTTTAGTACTTAGTAAAATTTTAAGTAATAAATCCAGTCTTGATTCTATCAAAATAGCTGATGTTGTGGTTTCAACACCATCATTAATTGCAAGAGCAACTAAAGAAGTAAAATCTAATTTAAAGGAGCTATTTACTCACGTTTATTTTGATGAGGCACATCATATTAAAGCCGATGAATGGGATCAAATAAAAAACTTATTTAAAAAATCAAAAATCGTACAGTTTACAGCAACTCCTTATCGAAATGATAAAAAGCCAATTGAAGGAGAAGTGGTATATAATTATCCTTTATCTAAGGCATTAGAAGATGAATGTTTTTCAAAAATTTCATTGGTATCAATAGATGAAAGAAATCCAAGCAAAAAAGATGAGGCAATTGCAAGAGCTGCAATGGAAAGACTTACCGAAGACCATACTCGAGGCTGGATTCGTCATAAAATGATGGTTAGGACTGAAACGGCACCCAGAGCAGAATTTCTGTTCACAAAATATAAAGAGTGGTTTCCAGATAAAAGAATAGTTGTTGTCCATTCAAAAACTACTGGTAGAAGTAAAATTGTAGAACAAATAAAAAAAGGTAAATATGATATTGTAATCTGCGTAGATATGTTGAAAGAAGGGTTTGATTATCCTGATTTTAAAATTGCCGCTGTTCACGACTTGCATAAATCTATATCAGTCCTACTACAGTTTATTGGAAGATTTACACGAACCCAAAAGGAATTAGGCGATGCATCATTTGTTGTAAACTATGCAGAAGAATCAATGTCTACGGAATTAGAGAACTTGTTTCAGGAAGGAGCCGGATGGGAAATGGTAATCAGTGAAATTGCTGATGCCAGAAAAGCCGAAGCAGAATCACTACTGACATTTTTACAAGGTTGTAAACCATATAGTGGTTTTGATTCTCCCGAAATAGAACTTAATCCTAAATTAGTATATCCAGCATTAAGTTGTGTTTGTTATAAATGTGAACAAATTGATTGGAGTAAATTTAGGGAAGCATTCAATCTAAAAAATTATGCTATCACGCAACCATACTATAATCAAAAAGAGAATGTTTTTTATTTCACAACGCAAAAAAGAGAAAAGGTGAAATGGGCAAGAACTGACAAAATGCGTGATCAAACCTGGAATCTGGTCGTGATGCATTATGATACCACTACAAAACTTTTGTACGTAGGCTATTCAGAAAAAAGATTGGATGTAAACTACTTGGTTGAGAATTTGACAGGTGATAAACCAGATATATTGAATGGTGATTGTGTATTTCGATTTTTCGATTCCATAAAGCGATTAAGCATAATTCACGCAGGAATATTTAAGCCTGCGAATCATCTTCATAGATATTCAAGACTCAGTGGTGCTGATGTGACAACGGAATTAACCAAATGGAAAGAAGGAAAACGATGTCAAAAGTCAGATTTTGTAGGCATGGGATATCGTGACGGATTCCCTATAAGTGTGGGTGCGTCTGTTAAAGGTAAAATTTGGAGCCCAGCTCGAATAGGTGATCTAAAAGAATGGAAAACGTGGTGCTTGGAGGTTGGTAAATTAATTACTGACGAAAGTATTAATTCAAACCAACTATTAGAAGATTCTGCAGAAAAAATTCAATTAGAAAAATATCCGGAAGACCTCATCGTATTAGCCACTGATTGGGCTGAAGATCTTTATAGCAGAATACATAAGCTAACTATCCGTCTTTCAAATTATAAATCTATTATGCTTTCGGAGTGTACAATTAAAAACACTTTAATACAAGGCGACAAGGCTGATTTTTTATTAAACCTACCTGACAGTTCAATTACTTTCTCAATACTTTTAGGTGGTGAACAAGGACATTCTGTAACCGGATTGGATGAAAGTACTATTATGATAGAAGGTCTTAAGAGCGATCCTGTTTCTCTAAAGAAATTCTTTGAAGAGAATCCACCTACATTATTCTTAATGGATGGATGCACCATTTCTGGTTGCATACTAACAGATTATGGCTCTGCCGAATTACTTCAGATACCGGAAAGCCAAATTGAGGCATTTACTTGGGAGAATGTAGATTACACAAAAGAATCATTATATAAGAAGGGTACAAAAAGAGAAAAATCTGTTCAAGAATATATGATGAAGCGTCTCGTTAATAAAGGTGCAAAAATAGTTTTCAACGATGATAACTCTGGAGAATCAGCTGATATTGTATCTATATTTCAAGAGAATGATATGATTAGATTTGAGTTAGTTCATTGTAAATATTCAAAAGACAAAAGCGGGCTCAGACTTGAAGACTTATTTGAAGTTTGTGGACAAGCTATAGTTTCTCTTAGATACAAATGGAAACCAGAAGAATTACTCAAACATCTGGAGAGAAGAAATAAAACAGGAATATTAAAAGGATTAAGATTTTACCATGGCGATGAAACTGATTTAGATGGAATTAAAAAAGCTTTAAAATATTCCAATGTTGAGTTTGAATTTGCAATAGCCCAACCAGGTGTAAAAGCAGTCAATCTTACACAAGACATGCAGAACTTCCTAGCATCAATTTATTCGACTGTGATTGAAATGACAGAAACTAAGCTTAAATGTTATTTTAATAATAATTAA
- a CDS encoding DUF6850 family outer membrane beta-barrel protein: protein MCQKSNRFRSKYTSYRLEQKNLFWQNSLVWFNRKNEAFKILFDAAYGKNRIRDLSVIMDRKLAFFHYLLGAEKEFVVKPSRKLAVGLSQNLYVPLEKEFNYQPYQSTKENIFATKIAQPDFAYDATPKIDLKCNVSYIFDQKKIRYELFGNFSQTWLLNSTYKRQAEYNGRANHVVLAGLNVYY, encoded by the coding sequence ATATGTCAAAAAAGTAATCGTTTTCGGAGCAAGTATACCTCATACCGTCTGGAGCAGAAGAATCTCTTCTGGCAGAACAGTTTAGTTTGGTTCAACCGTAAAAATGAAGCTTTTAAAATTCTTTTTGATGCAGCCTATGGAAAAAACCGTATAAGGGATTTATCTGTAATAATGGATAGAAAACTGGCGTTCTTCCATTACCTTCTCGGAGCAGAAAAAGAATTTGTTGTAAAGCCTTCACGCAAGCTGGCCGTAGGTCTTTCGCAGAATCTTTACGTACCTTTGGAAAAAGAATTCAATTATCAGCCTTATCAGAGTACAAAAGAGAATATCTTTGCAACGAAGATCGCTCAGCCGGACTTTGCCTATGATGCAACGCCTAAAATAGACCTTAAATGTAACGTAAGTTATATTTTTGATCAGAAAAAAATCAGGTATGAGCTTTTTGGAAATTTTTCTCAGACCTGGCTGTTGAACAGTACGTATAAAAGGCAGGCAGAATACAATGGCAGAGCAAATCATGTGGTTTTAGCAGGATTAAATGTTTATTATTAA
- a CDS encoding helix-turn-helix domain-containing protein — translation MIEIKKYSNQSGHPEPRRVIRYTLFWCHHGSAEILIDEYIFILKTSQVVTITSGQFHQLKSVEGELTALEFTLDFFCKSDSDIELIFHNGLFCHFGMNEMITVQHPELFSETLNTIAKEIQDQPYQYLISTHSLVELLLVEINRSKIANGDEIWKPDALFLKFLESVRDHFKDNYQVSHFANILGTTEAKLNEVSKIHTNKTAQNVIYSLTISEAKRLLLYEKLTVKEIAYQLGFNDPFYFSNFFKKHTSRSPKDYQKTVKEI, via the coding sequence ATGATCGAAATAAAAAAATATTCTAACCAGTCGGGACATCCTGAGCCAAGACGGGTCATCAGGTACACTTTATTCTGGTGCCATCATGGAAGTGCAGAAATTCTGATTGATGAATATATTTTTATCCTGAAAACCAGTCAGGTTGTAACCATTACTTCAGGACAGTTTCATCAATTAAAATCGGTGGAAGGTGAGCTTACTGCATTGGAATTCACACTTGATTTTTTCTGTAAAAGTGACAGTGATATTGAGCTTATCTTTCACAACGGGCTTTTTTGTCATTTTGGAATGAATGAAATGATTACAGTGCAACATCCTGAATTGTTTTCTGAAACGCTGAATACCATAGCAAAAGAAATTCAGGATCAGCCTTACCAATATCTTATCTCTACACATTCTCTTGTTGAATTACTTTTGGTGGAAATCAACCGCAGTAAAATTGCCAATGGTGATGAAATCTGGAAACCGGACGCTTTATTTCTAAAGTTCCTTGAAAGTGTGAGAGATCATTTTAAAGACAATTATCAAGTCTCTCATTTTGCTAATATTCTTGGAACTACTGAAGCGAAGCTGAATGAGGTTTCAAAGATCCACACCAACAAAACCGCCCAGAATGTGATCTACAGTCTGACCATTTCCGAAGCCAAGAGACTTTTACTTTATGAAAAGCTTACCGTAAAAGAAATTGCTTATCAGCTTGGCTTCAATGATCCTTTTTATTTTTCAAATTTCTTTAAAAAACATACGTCACGTTCTCCTAAAGATTATCAGAAGACAGTAAAAGAAATCTGA
- a CDS encoding AraC family transcriptional regulator, with the protein MVEPENIEFPHKHNFYEILWIGKGKSNQNIDYKNYTIADDTLFFISPGQLHLFEEWENIQGYAILFTEQFFLQMFQNKNILFELSYLDNIYENPFLQIKNEDKTTIEPIVDLLYQESKSCEPSTETIQALLLVLLRRIQKLFSATNHQSNSKHQIVVFKQFKNLVELNFAKNLSVSEYASQLNITAHQLNTFVKATSGKRPAEIIRERIILEAQQLLHFSELTVTQIADQLGFDDSSYFARYFKKQIGLSPLDFRKSIY; encoded by the coding sequence ATGGTAGAACCCGAAAATATTGAATTTCCGCACAAGCATAATTTTTACGAAATTTTGTGGATTGGAAAAGGAAAAAGCAATCAAAACATTGATTACAAAAACTATACTATTGCGGATGATACGTTGTTTTTTATTTCACCAGGTCAATTGCATTTGTTTGAAGAATGGGAAAATATACAAGGTTATGCAATATTATTTACAGAACAGTTCTTTCTTCAAATGTTTCAAAATAAAAATATCCTGTTTGAACTTTCCTATTTAGATAATATTTACGAAAATCCATTTTTACAAATTAAAAACGAGGACAAAACAACGATAGAACCAATTGTAGATTTACTTTATCAGGAATCTAAAAGCTGTGAACCGTCAACCGAAACTATCCAGGCATTATTATTAGTCCTGCTAAGACGTATTCAAAAATTATTTTCAGCAACAAATCATCAAAGTAATAGCAAACATCAAATTGTAGTTTTTAAGCAATTTAAAAATTTGGTTGAATTAAACTTTGCCAAAAATCTTTCAGTTTCAGAATATGCGTCGCAATTAAATATTACTGCTCATCAATTAAATACATTCGTAAAAGCCACCAGTGGAAAAAGACCTGCTGAAATAATCAGAGAACGAATTATTTTAGAAGCTCAACAGTTACTGCACTTTTCCGAATTGACAGTAACCCAGATTGCCGATCAACTTGGCTTTGATGACAGCAGTTATTTTGCACGTTATTTCAAAAAACAAATCGGGCTTTCTCCATTAGATTTCAGAAAAAGCATTTATTAA
- a CDS encoding cupin domain-containing protein yields the protein MNTNIHDYIVKTKQKEWQPLIEKGIHYEGIFVKSLKFDPEKNRSTSILLKFEPGASYPYHNHPAGEELFIMEGDATIAGAQLEKGDYLYTPSNFKHSVKSEQGCTILFIVPEEVEIL from the coding sequence ATGAACACCAACATCCACGATTACATCGTAAAAACAAAACAAAAAGAATGGCAGCCTTTAATTGAAAAAGGAATTCATTATGAAGGAATTTTTGTAAAATCTCTGAAATTTGATCCTGAAAAAAATCGTTCTACCAGCATTCTTTTAAAGTTTGAACCGGGAGCCAGCTATCCTTATCACAATCATCCTGCGGGAGAGGAATTGTTTATCATGGAAGGTGATGCTACTATTGCAGGAGCCCAACTTGAAAAAGGTGATTATTTGTATACTCCATCGAATTTTAAACATTCCGTGAAGTCTGAACAAGGCTGTACCATACTTTTTATAGTGCCTGAGGAAGTGGAAATTCTTTAA
- a CDS encoding cytochrome-c peroxidase produces the protein MKDRYIAFLAMAGIICLLSYTSDNNPTGYTVEELRTLYSSGDPTKWPTPHLFDEAKEGFQDIGPLGKMNFPENNPYSEDKMELGKMLFFDPRLSKSGQISCANCHKPEIGWSDGSRVSIGHDRQSGTRNAPALVNIGYAKTFFWDGRSATLEEQVKVPVENPVEMNLHMSMATKNIRKIKDYQPFFVKAFGNAEVTEDRIVKAIATFERSLISPPSRFDEFVSGKKDILTDSEINGLHLFRTKANCINCHNTPYFSDQKFHNLGLTYYGSPYEDLGRYLVTKKNEDVGKFKTPTLREVSENKPYMHNGLFPELANTLMMYNAGMGKEIPKGEQINDPKFPRKSRMIEKLNLTDDEVFDIVAFLKTLNSYQYKMPPPELPGS, from the coding sequence ATGAAAGACAGATATATTGCTTTTCTGGCTATGGCCGGAATAATATGTTTACTAAGTTATACTTCTGATAACAATCCTACGGGATATACTGTAGAAGAGCTTCGTACATTATACAGCAGCGGCGACCCAACCAAATGGCCAACTCCCCATTTATTTGATGAAGCCAAAGAAGGATTTCAGGATATCGGGCCTTTGGGCAAAATGAATTTTCCTGAGAATAATCCCTATTCCGAAGATAAAATGGAGCTGGGAAAAATGCTGTTCTTTGATCCAAGATTATCAAAAAGCGGACAGATTTCCTGTGCCAACTGCCACAAACCTGAAATAGGATGGTCAGACGGTAGCAGGGTTTCCATAGGGCATGACAGGCAGTCAGGAACGAGAAACGCACCTGCTCTAGTCAATATAGGATATGCTAAAACATTCTTCTGGGACGGACGCTCAGCCACTTTGGAAGAGCAGGTGAAGGTGCCTGTCGAAAATCCGGTAGAAATGAATCTCCATATGTCTATGGCAACGAAAAATATCAGGAAAATAAAGGATTATCAGCCTTTCTTTGTAAAAGCTTTCGGAAATGCTGAAGTAACCGAGGACAGAATTGTAAAGGCCATTGCCACTTTTGAGCGTTCTCTGATCAGTCCGCCATCAAGGTTTGATGAATTTGTTTCCGGAAAAAAAGATATTTTAACGGATTCTGAAATCAATGGTCTTCACTTATTCAGAACAAAAGCGAACTGTATCAATTGCCATAACACTCCTTATTTCTCCGATCAGAAATTCCACAATCTCGGACTTACTTATTACGGCAGCCCATATGAAGATCTGGGAAGATATCTGGTCACTAAAAAAAATGAAGATGTGGGAAAATTCAAAACCCCTACATTGAGAGAAGTTTCGGAGAACAAACCTTATATGCACAACGGTCTTTTTCCTGAACTGGCTAATACACTCATGATGTATAATGCCGGAATGGGTAAAGAAATCCCGAAAGGAGAACAGATCAATGATCCTAAGTTTCCACGTAAATCGAGGATGATAGAAAAACTGAATCTTACCGATGACGAAGTTTTTGATATTGTAGCATTCTTGAAAACCCTGAACAGTTACCAGTACAAAATGCCTCCGCCAGAATTGCCTGGATCATAG
- a CDS encoding DoxX family membrane protein, with product MKTQQDAAIFLLRIALAFGFLSAVASRLNLWGSQSSGWKNFVRYTAETNSFLPQSWASSIAVLSTAAELSIGILLLLGFQVKRTAWCASILTLFFAIAMSFSFGIKESLDYSVFVFSAGAFLLSSFSRFEWSLDQFLNQ from the coding sequence ATGAAAACTCAACAGGATGCCGCCATTTTTTTATTAAGAATAGCTCTGGCTTTTGGATTTTTATCTGCTGTGGCAAGCAGACTGAATCTTTGGGGATCCCAATCTTCCGGCTGGAAAAATTTTGTCCGCTATACCGCTGAAACCAATTCGTTTTTACCACAGTCGTGGGCATCTTCTATTGCAGTATTATCTACTGCGGCAGAATTATCAATTGGGATTCTGCTTCTTTTGGGTTTTCAGGTAAAAAGAACAGCATGGTGCGCTTCTATTCTCACTTTATTTTTTGCCATCGCTATGAGTTTTTCTTTTGGAATTAAAGAATCTCTGGATTATTCGGTCTTTGTATTCAGCGCCGGAGCTTTTCTCCTGAGTTCTTTTTCCCGTTTTGAATGGAGTTTAGACCAATTTTTAAATCAATAA